CCTAAATCTTTGATAAAGGTTTCTGTTCCGCCAGTGGAATAGAAGGTAACACCGTATTTGTTTAATAATTCAACTAAAGGAGCTAGGCCGTCTTTATAATAGACTGAAACCAAAGCATTTTTAATCTTTACAGGATGGTTCATTATGATGGATTTGTTTCGTGGCGCAAAGATAGGTATTTAAAATCTTGATATCAATAAATCTACTTTAAAATAAAGGAGAATCTATTTGATAGCTTCTCCTTCGTAATTTTATACCAAATTGAGCTTTAACTTTAGCTCTTCAGAAATTTGATTGGTGATCTCCCATATTGGTTCTGGCTCATCGGTATTATTGAATATTACCTGATCGCAAGTATCTTGATAGGGTAATAGATACTCGTTGTAAGATGGAAGTACATGGTTCACCCATTTGTACATCACATCGTCTTCAAAGTAGCCCCTTTCAACCAAATCGCGGTGTAGGCGTCGTCTCAATGCAATATCTTGATCGGCACTTAAAAATATCTTATGATTGATTAAATCATTAATTTCTGTGTAATAGAAAATGAATAAGCCTTCGATAATTAAAATCGGAGCCGGTTTAATCTCTAGAATTTTTGGTGTTAAGGCAGGATTGTTAAAGGTATACTCTTCCTTATGGATTGTCTCACCATTAAAAAGTGCTTTGATATCTTTATAAAAAGCTTGTCTGTCGATTGATGTTGGAATATCGAAGTTATAGAGCCTATTTTCCTCCTGAGTTTTGGTATTGGCAGGGATGTAATAATCATCTTGGGAAATTAAGGTGACCTCACTAGGCTTGAAATGTTTTAAAAAACTATTTAAGAAAAAAGTCTTTCCAGAGCCACTACTACCGGCAATTCCTAGGACATACGGTTTGTT
The genomic region above belongs to Sphingobacterium zeae and contains:
- a CDS encoding uridine kinase family protein: MNNKPYVLGIAGSSGSGKTFFLNSFLKHFKPSEVTLISQDDYYIPANTKTQEENRLYNFDIPTSIDRQAFYKDIKALFNGETIHKEEYTFNNPALTPKILEIKPAPILIIEGLFIFYYTEINDLINHKIFLSADQDIALRRRLHRDLVERGYFEDDVMYKWVNHVLPSYNEYLLPYQDTCDQVIFNNTDEPEPIWEITNQISEELKLKLNLV